The DNA window GGCGCGGGTCGTATCTACTCTTCTACAACGAATGCACACATCAATACTGGCGACGGTGTTGGTATGGCAATTCGTGCTGGTATTCCATTACAAGATATGGAAATGTGGCAGTTCCACCCAACAGGTATTGCTGGCGCAGGTGTGCTTGTAACAGAAGGTTGTCGTGGTGAAGGTGGTTATCTTCTAAACAAAGATGGCGAACGTTTCATGGAACGTTATGCACCTAACGCGAAAGATCTTGCGGGCCGTGACGTTGTAGCTCGTTCAATGATGACTGAAATCCGTGAAGGCCGTGCGTGTGATGGTCCTTGGGGTCCACACATCAAACTAAAACTCGATCATCTTGGTGAAGAAGTACTTGAGTCACGTCTACCTGGTATTTGTGAATTATCTCGTACATTCGCTCACGTTGATCCAGTGAAAGAACCAATTCCAGTAATTCCTACTTGTCACTATATGATGGGTGGTTTACCTGCGAATATTAACGGTGAAGTATTAACACGTAAAGAAGACGGTAGCATGGAAGTTGTTGCTGGTTTATTTGCTGTTGGTGAAATCGCTTGTGTATCTGTACATGGTGCAAACCGCTTAGGTGGTAATTCACTGCTGGATCTTGTTGTATTTGGTCGTGCTGCAGGTAATTACCTTGGTACAGTGCTGGATACTATCCCAGAGCCAAAAGAAGCAACTGATGCAAATGTTGATACGTCACTTGAACGTTTAAACCGTTGGGAAAATAATAAAGACGGTGAAGATCCAGTTCAAATTCGTAAAGATTTACAAGAATGTATGCAGCTTAATTTCTCGGTATTCCGTGAAGGTGAGTCAATGGCAGAAGGTCTGGAGCAATTACGTGCTATTCGTAAACGTTTACAAAATGCACGCTTAGACGATACGTCAACAGAATTTAATACACAGCGTATTGAATGTCTAGAGCTCGATAATCTAATGGAAACTGCATATGCAACTGCACATGCTGCTAACTTCCGTACAGAAAGTCGTGGTGCACACAGTCGTTTCGATTACCCAGATCGTGATGATGCGAATTGGTTATGTCATTCATTGTACTTACCTACAAATGAAGAAATGACAACTCGTGAAGTGAATTTATCACCTAACTTGTTAACTGAAGAACAGCTGAAGCACTTTGTGCCTAAAGCACGCGTTTACTAAACATAAGGGATCAAGATGCAAGTTAAATTTTCAATTTATCGCTATAACCCTGATGTTGATAGCAAACCTAAAATGCAAGAAATGAACCTTGAAGTACCTGAAGGTTCAGATATGATGGTTCTTGACGCACTTATCTTGTTAAAAGAAACAGATGCGACATTAGCTTTCCGTCGTTCTTGTCGTGAAGGTGTATGTGGCTCTGATGGTGTTAACATGAATGGTAAAAATGGCCTCGCATGTATCACACCATTGTCTGATTTAAATGTGAACAAAACGATTGTTATTCGACCGTTACCTGGTTTGCCAGTGGTCCGAGATCTCGTTATTGATATGTCGCAATTTTATGATAATTACGCACGTATTAAACCGTTCTTAATTACAGACGACAGTGCTATTCCACCTGCTCGCGAAAACCTTCAGTCTCCTGAAGAGCGTGAGAAGTTAGATGGACTGTATGAGTGTATCTTGTGTGCGTGTTGTTCTACGTCATGCCCATCATTCTGGTGGAATCCTGACAAGTTCGTTGGTCCTGCAGGCTTATTGGCGGCTTACCGTTTCTTAGTCGATAGTCGTGACTCAGCAACTGAACAACGTTTATCAGAATTAGACGATGCGTTTAGTGTATTCCGTTGTCACGGTATTATGAACTGTGTAAACGTGTGTCCTAAAGGTCTAAATCCTACAAAAGCAATCGGTAATATTAAATCTATGTTACTACAACGTGCGGTGTAGCAATGTTTTTTGTTAGTTTTTAGTTACAATGGTCATTCCGTTGGGAATGGCCAGTAATTTAAAATCTTTGCTACCATCTCTGGCGCGGTGGACATTTAAAGTGAAAAGGGCAGAGAATGCAGAATAACGTCATGAAAGCCTGGTTAGAATCCTCTCATCTAGCCGGTGCGAACCAGACATATATTGAAGATCTATATGAGCAATTTTTGGCAGATCCAGATTCAGTTGGCGAAGAATGGCAAACTGTATTTTTAGGGCTCCCTAAAGTTGATAATACTAAAGAAGTTCCACATGGTCCTGTAAAGGATTATTTCATTCGCCTTGCGAAAGATACATCTCGATATGCTGCTCAAGTAAGCGACCCACATAATGATGCGAAACAGGTTAAAGTATTACAGTTAATCAATGCTTTCCGTTTTCGAGGTCATCAACATGCTAACTTAGATCCATTAGGCCTATGGACACGTGATCGTGTACAAGACCTAGACCCTGTATATCACAACCTTTCTGATGCTGATTTTGATGCTAGCTTTAATGTTGGTTCATATGCAATTGGCCAAGAAAGCATGAAACTCAGTGAGCTTTATACTTCGTTACAAAAAACCTATTGCGGCTCAATTGCAGCTGAGTATATGCATATCGTTTCTACTGAAGAAAAACGTTGGATCCAAAGCCGTTTAGAATCAGTTGAAAGTACGCCTGAGTTTGAAAAAGAAGATAAATTACGATTTTTAGATAACTTAACCGCGGCTGAAGGTCTGGAAAAATATCTAGGTGCTAAGTTCCCAGGTGCAAAACGTTTCTCGCTTGAGGGCGGTGATGCACTAATTCCAATGATGAAAGAATTAATTCGTCGTAGTGGTGAGCAAGGTATCAAAGAAGCAGTTATTGGTATGGCGCATCGCGGCAGACTAAATATGTTAGTGAATGTATTGGGTAAAAAACCAACAGACTTATTTGATGAATTTGCTGGCAAACATAGCGATGCTTGGGGCGCGGGCGATGTTAAATATCATCAGGGTTTCAGTTCTGATTTTAACACTCCAGGCGGTAATGTACATTTAGCTCTTGCTTTTAATCCATCGCATTTAGAAATTGTTAACCCAGTAGTCATGGGCTCTGTTCGTGCACGTCAAGAACGTCATGGCAGCACTGATGGTGATGAAGTACTGGCGATTACAATTCATGGAGATTCTGCAATTACTGGTCAAGGTGTTGTTGCTGAGACATTTAATATGTCACAAACACGCGCTTACGGTATTGGCGGTACAATTCGGATTGTTGTGAATAACCAAGTTGGTTTTACAACATCAAATCCAAAAGATATGCGTTCTACAGAATACTGTACGGATATCGCAAAAATGGTTCAGGCTCCCATCTTCCATGTAAATGCAGATGACCCTGAAGCTGTTGTATTGGTGACACAAATCGCACTTGATTTCCGTAATACATTTAAGCGTGATGTTGTTATTGATTTAGTTTGTTATCGTCGTCATGGCCATAATGAAGCTGATGAGCCGAGTGCAACGCAGCCATTAATGTATAAAAAAATCAAAAAGCACCCAACACCGCGTAAGATATATGCAGATCAACTTGTCAATGAAGGCGTTATTGATGCCTCTGAAGCAACGGGTTTTATTAACGAATATCGTGATCAACTTGACCATGGTGAATGTGTTGTTAAAGAATGGCGTCCGATGCAGCAGCACTCTGTTGATTGGAATCCTTACTTAAAACACGAATGGGATATGTCTTATCAATCACAAGTCGCTCAGGATAAATTATCTGACCTTGCATTGAAAATGACGGCTGTACCCGAAGGACATAAGATCCAGTCTCGTGTACAGAAGATTTATTCAGACCGTGTTTTAATGGCAAACGGTGAGAAACCATGTGATTGGGGTTTTGCTGAAACGCTTGCATATGCAACATTACTTGATGATAACTATAAAGTCCGTCTAACAGGGCAAGATGTTGGTCGTGGTACTTTCTTCCACCGCCATGCAGTTGTACATAATCAAGAAAACGCGAGTACATATACGCCATTAGCTAATTTAAAACCTGAACAAGGTGAGCTAACTATTCACGACTCAGTATTATCTGAAGCTGCAGTATTAGCGTTTGAATACGGTTATGCGACAACTGAACCAAGTGGTTTAACTATTTGGGAAGCACAGTTTGGTGATTTCGCCAATGGCGCACAAGTTGTATTTGATCAGTTCCTTTCTTCTGGTGAACAGAAATGGGGTCGTATGTGTGGCCTAACAGTATTGTTACCACATGGCTATGAAGGGCAAGGTCCTGAGCATTCATCTGCACGTTTAGAACGTTACATGCAAATGTGCGCAGAGCATAACTGGCAAGTGTGTGTACCTAGTACACCTGCGCAGGTTTACCATATGCTCCGTCGTCAAACAGTTCGCCCAATGCGTCGTCCATTGATCGTGATGACACCTAAATCGTTATTACGTCACCCATTAGCTATTTCTAGTTTATCTGAATTAGCAGATGGCACGTTCCAAAATGCAATCGGTGAAATTGATACTCTCGACGCAGCACAAGTCAAACGTGTTGTTATGTGTAGTGGTAAAGTATATTTCGATTTACTAGAAACGCGTCGTAAATTGGGTCAGACGGATGTTGCTATTGTACGTATTGAACAGCTTTATCCTTTCCCTCATGCGGAAATTGCAGCTATATTTGCAGAGTATCAACACGTAGAACAGTTTGTTTGGTGTCAAGAAGAACCTCAGAATCAGGGCGCTTGGTATTCAAGTCAGCATAATTTCTGGGGCGTAATCCCGCAAGGGGCGAAATTAAGTTATGCAGGACGTGCTGCATCAGCATCTCCTGCAGTCGGTTACATGTCTGTACATACAAAACAACAGCTAGCACTTATTGAAGATGCTTTAACTGTTGCACAGAAATAGTTTATTAAAGGAATTATGAAAATGACAATTGAAATTTTGGTACCTGTACTGCCAGAATCTGTAGCAGATGCATCTATTGCAACATGGCATAAAC is part of the Moritella viscosa genome and encodes:
- the sdhB gene encoding succinate dehydrogenase iron-sulfur protein, which codes for MQVKFSIYRYNPDVDSKPKMQEMNLEVPEGSDMMVLDALILLKETDATLAFRRSCREGVCGSDGVNMNGKNGLACITPLSDLNVNKTIVIRPLPGLPVVRDLVIDMSQFYDNYARIKPFLITDDSAIPPARENLQSPEEREKLDGLYECILCACCSTSCPSFWWNPDKFVGPAGLLAAYRFLVDSRDSATEQRLSELDDAFSVFRCHGIMNCVNVCPKGLNPTKAIGNIKSMLLQRAV
- the sucA gene encoding 2-oxoglutarate dehydrogenase E1 component, whose amino-acid sequence is MQNNVMKAWLESSHLAGANQTYIEDLYEQFLADPDSVGEEWQTVFLGLPKVDNTKEVPHGPVKDYFIRLAKDTSRYAAQVSDPHNDAKQVKVLQLINAFRFRGHQHANLDPLGLWTRDRVQDLDPVYHNLSDADFDASFNVGSYAIGQESMKLSELYTSLQKTYCGSIAAEYMHIVSTEEKRWIQSRLESVESTPEFEKEDKLRFLDNLTAAEGLEKYLGAKFPGAKRFSLEGGDALIPMMKELIRRSGEQGIKEAVIGMAHRGRLNMLVNVLGKKPTDLFDEFAGKHSDAWGAGDVKYHQGFSSDFNTPGGNVHLALAFNPSHLEIVNPVVMGSVRARQERHGSTDGDEVLAITIHGDSAITGQGVVAETFNMSQTRAYGIGGTIRIVVNNQVGFTTSNPKDMRSTEYCTDIAKMVQAPIFHVNADDPEAVVLVTQIALDFRNTFKRDVVIDLVCYRRHGHNEADEPSATQPLMYKKIKKHPTPRKIYADQLVNEGVIDASEATGFINEYRDQLDHGECVVKEWRPMQQHSVDWNPYLKHEWDMSYQSQVAQDKLSDLALKMTAVPEGHKIQSRVQKIYSDRVLMANGEKPCDWGFAETLAYATLLDDNYKVRLTGQDVGRGTFFHRHAVVHNQENASTYTPLANLKPEQGELTIHDSVLSEAAVLAFEYGYATTEPSGLTIWEAQFGDFANGAQVVFDQFLSSGEQKWGRMCGLTVLLPHGYEGQGPEHSSARLERYMQMCAEHNWQVCVPSTPAQVYHMLRRQTVRPMRRPLIVMTPKSLLRHPLAISSLSELADGTFQNAIGEIDTLDAAQVKRVVMCSGKVYFDLLETRRKLGQTDVAIVRIEQLYPFPHAEIAAIFAEYQHVEQFVWCQEEPQNQGAWYSSQHNFWGVIPQGAKLSYAGRAASASPAVGYMSVHTKQQLALIEDALTVAQK
- the sdhA gene encoding succinate dehydrogenase flavoprotein subunit — protein: MSIPVREFDAVVIGAGGAGMRAALSISKSGKSCALLSKVFPTRSHTVSAQGGITVALGNSHEDDWTWHMYDTVKGSDYIGDQDAIEFMCKTGPEAILELEHMGLPFSRFEDGTIYQRPFGGQSLAYGGAQAARTAAAADRTGHALLHLLYQQNVKNETKVFSEWYALDLVKNDDGIITGCTAIDIETGEICYFKSKATVFATGGAGRIYSSTTNAHINTGDGVGMAIRAGIPLQDMEMWQFHPTGIAGAGVLVTEGCRGEGGYLLNKDGERFMERYAPNAKDLAGRDVVARSMMTEIREGRACDGPWGPHIKLKLDHLGEEVLESRLPGICELSRTFAHVDPVKEPIPVIPTCHYMMGGLPANINGEVLTRKEDGSMEVVAGLFAVGEIACVSVHGANRLGGNSLLDLVVFGRAAGNYLGTVLDTIPEPKEATDANVDTSLERLNRWENNKDGEDPVQIRKDLQECMQLNFSVFREGESMAEGLEQLRAIRKRLQNARLDDTSTEFNTQRIECLELDNLMETAYATAHAANFRTESRGAHSRFDYPDRDDANWLCHSLYLPTNEEMTTREVNLSPNLLTEEQLKHFVPKARVY